A genomic window from Salvia hispanica cultivar TCC Black 2014 chromosome 5, UniMelb_Shisp_WGS_1.0, whole genome shotgun sequence includes:
- the LOC125187078 gene encoding mitochondrial fission 1 protein A, translating to MDKKIGKFFDSVGSFFTGADVIPWCDSDIVAACEREVAEAENGSSDKLKSESIMRLSWALVHSKRPEDVQRGIAMLEVSLADSNTPLQERERVYLLAVGYFRNAEYSRSRQIVDRCLEIAPDWKQALTLKKAIEDKITKDGVIGIGIAATAVGLVAGGIAAAFSARKK from the exons ATGGATAAGAAAATTGGGAAATTCTTCGATTCCGTCGGCAGCTTTTTCACCGGCGCCGACGTGATTCCTTGGTGCGATTCTGACATCGTAGCT GCCTGTGAACGTGAGGTTGCTGAAGCAGAGAATGGTTCCTCTGATAAGCTAAAAAGCGAAAGCATCATGCGCTTGTCTTGGGCCCTGGTTCACTCTAAAAGACCAGAAGATGTCCAACGTGGAATAGCTATGCTTGAAG TTTCTCTAGCTGACTCTAACACCCCCCTGCAAGAGAGGGAAAGGGTGTATCTTCTGGCAGTTGGATACTTTAGAAATGCGGAATACTCTAGGAGCAGGCAGATTGTTGATCGCTGCTTGGAG ATTGCACCTGACTGGAAGCAGGCCTTGACCCTGAAGAAAGCCATTGAggataaaattacaaaag ATGGAGTAATTGGCATTGGTATTGCTGCAACTGCTGTTGGACTTGTGGCTGGTGGTATTGCAGCTGCTTTTTCAGCTCGCAAGAAGTGA